In Arctopsyche grandis isolate Sample6627 chromosome 13, ASM5162203v2, whole genome shotgun sequence, one DNA window encodes the following:
- the LOC143921312 gene encoding uncharacterized protein LOC143921312, producing the protein MSIHELQDKMQTLSIMDNAPPMVGPAPAKDIKQFQNLKAVIKVFKDYGKLLQAPGSRTQIELRFNVVKSAFNNYIEESAQREQDANNDDGELNSVIEERYQLINQYGELKDSMEALTIEKATERVSWNRQTESRSDFIKLPPITLPIDGSNDEWKSFQTAFSRVVAENNAYNHWEKFLLLKAQLRGTAKKLIDGLEASANSFLEAWTLLTDRYDHPRLNHNNQIYTLLDLAPITRENHKDLRTLLDKVTASIQALKWNLQPEGEWNGFLICMLLRKLPQRIQLDWEMSLSHKLIPRYETFERFLNNRCNALRVTATSDAVNTKRIKSHVAIAEEVTAEEIPPQLTPRCHICSAGHFVNKCPKYTEQTIKQRCELIKKFNLCYNCLSSRHAKEQCTSRYRCSICKKKHHRSIHEPRAQEKQTISMIAQNDVQTEPLLTTAQVSLRSNAGYITCRALLDSGSQANYITTKLAKRLNLTYGKVDCVITGIANQPSQVTKTLKTSVTALCSPFSEDIECLILNDITGVLPGHTIRNNEIYIPKHIKLADQEWNKSNPMDLLLGAEVFWKIFKSSCIILNENIKLHETQLGWIVTGTIPTQTGNTPEHHFSGVNLNEQVQSLWQLDEVPARPHRSPEETKCEEHFLENVTKLGSGKFCVSLPFKMNPAILGASVSIAEKRFQYLERKLDKNPKLKEEYSRVINEYHTLGHMDECQPPSPNQLHCYLPHHAVMKESSLTTKCRVVFDASAKTSTNKSLNDILMIGPTVQSDLFSILLNFRSHRYVMTADIEKMYRQFVISQKDRDFQRILWRNHANEALKHFTLNTVTFGTASAPFLATRCLIKLADDNQENYPEACDVIRKNFYVDDLLTGADSIEKCKSIKEQVTSILKSSGLSLSKWASNNEDIAPQPEQEQMADFNFTESSHKTLGLFWKPKSDGHPLAWDDPIPFNIQTEWHQHINKLNDTVPYEIPRCTVIYNSVDHQLHGFCDASEQAYGACIYLRSTNKLGQVKCQLLCSRSRVAPLKHVTIPRLELCAALLLTKLMKYVKDNLNVKISEVVYWTDSTIALHWIKGDSYRWTTFVANRVSAIQDHSVSANWHQLTIPPI; encoded by the exons ATGTCAATCCACGAGCTGCAAGATAAAATGCAGACCCTTTCTATCATGGACAATGCACCACCGATGGTCGGACCTGCACCCGCCAAGGATATTAAGCAATTTCAGAATTTAAAGGCTGTGATTAAAGTATTTAAGGATTATGGCAAGTTATTGCAAGCTCCCGGCAGCCGCACTCAAATCGAACTCCGATTCAACGTGGTGAAATCGGCGTTCAATAACTACATTGAAGAAAGCGCGCAAAGGGAACAAGACGCCAACAATGATGACGGCGAACTCAATTCCGTCATCGAAGAACGCTACCAGCTGATCAATCAATATGGCGAATTGAAAGACAGCATGGAGGCCCTCACCATTGAAAAGGCCACTGAACGAGTAAGCTGGAATCGGCAAACGGAGAGCAGAAGCGACTTTATCAAACTTCCGCCGATCACCCTGCCAATCGATGGATCCAATGATGAGTGGAAGAGCTTCCAAACAGCATTTTCCCGAGTGGTGGCTGAAAACAACGCCTACAATCATTGGGAAAAGTTTTTGTTGCTGAAAGCACAACTACGTGGAACGGCCAAGAAGTTAATCGATGGACTCGAAGCATCGGCGAACAGTTTCCTGGAAGCATGGACTCTGTTGACGGACCGATACGATCACCCTCGCCTGAACCACAACAACCAGATCTACACACTCCTGGATCTCGCCCCAATTACAAGGGAAAATCATAAAGACCTGAGAACGCTGCTGGATAAGGTGACTGCGTCAATCCAAGCACTGAAATGGAATTTACAACCGGAAGGCGAATGGAATGGCTTTCTAATCTGCATGTTATTAAGGAAGCTCCCACAACGAATCCAACTGGATTGGGAGATGTCATTATCCCACAAATTAATTCCCCGCTACGAAACATTCGAGCGGTTCCTTAACAACAGATGCAACGCTCTACGAGTAACTGCAACCTCAGACGCAGTAAATACAAAACGAATCAAATCTCACGTGGCCATAGCTGAAGAAGTCACGGCAGAAGAAATTCCACCACAACTGACACCACGATGTCACATTTGCTCGGCAGGACACTTTGTAAACAAATGCCCAAAATATACCGAACAAACTATTAAACAGCGATGTGAACTCATAAAGAAGTTCAACCTCTGTTACAATTGCCTGTCATCACGACATGCAAAGGAGCAATGCACGTCAAGGTATCGATGCTCAATTTGTAAGAAAAAACACCATCGAAGCATTCACGAGCCAAGAGCGCAAGAAAAACAAACCATCAGCATGATAGCACAAAACGACGTGCAAACAGAACCTCTCCTAACCACAGCTCAAGTAAGCTTACGATCCAACGCAGGATACATTACCTGCAGAGCCCTGCTCGATTCAGGCTCTCAAGCTAATTATATAACAACAAAACTTGCAAAAAGGTTAAATCTAACGTACGGAAAAGTCGATTGCGTGATCACTGGAATAGCAAATCAGCCAAGTCAGGTGACCAAGACACTGAAAACATCAGTAACCGCGTTATGCTCACCATTTTCCGAAGATATCGAGTGTCTCATTCTAAATGACATTACCGGGGTACTACCAGGACACACGATAAGAAACAACGAAATTTATATACCTAAGCACATCAAACTGGCGGACCAAGAGTGGAATAAATCCAATCCCATGGATCTGCTATTAGGAGCGGAAGTTTTTTGGAAAATCTTCAAATCTTCATGCATCATTCTCAACGAAAATATAAAGCTTCATGAAACTCAACTAGGATGGATAGTCACAGGCACCATTCCTACACAAACCGGAAATACACCGGAACACCATTTCTCCGGGGTCAACTTGAACGAACAAGTACAGTCATTGTGGCAACTCGACGAAGTTCCTGCGCGGCCACATCGTTCACCGGAAGAAACAAAATGTGAGGAACATTTTTTGGAAAATGTAACTAAGCTGGGATCGGGAAAATTTTGCGTATCACTGCCATTCAAAATGAATCCAGCCATCTTGGGCGCATCAGTCTCCATAGCTGAGAAACGATTCCAGTACTTAGAAAGAAAACTCGATAAAAATCCCAAACTGAAGGAAGAATATTCGAGAGTCATAAATGAGTACCACACTCTAGGACATATGGACGAATGCCAACCTCCAAGTCCAAATCAGCTACATTGTTATCTTCCTCATCATGCAGTTATGAAGGAATCTAGCCTCACAACAAAATGCCGAGTAGTCTTCGACGCCTCGGCCAAAACGTCAACCAATAAATCATTAAATGATATACTAATGATCGGTCCGACTGTTCAATCGGacttattttcaattcttctaAATTTTCGCTCTCATCGATATGTCATGACAGCGGACATAGAAAAAATGTACCGCCAATTCGTCATTTCGCAGAAGGATCGGGATTTCCAACGAATCCTGTGGCGAAATCATGCAAATGAGGCACTAAAACATTTTACTCTGAACACCGTCACCTTCGGAACAGCATCTGCACCCTTTCTAGCAACAAGATGCCTAATTAAATTAGCTGATGATAATCAAGAAAATTATCCCGAAGCGTGCGACGTAATTCGGAAGAATTTCTATGTGGATGATCTTCTCACAGGAGCGGACTCCATCGAAAAATGCAAGAGCATTAAAGAACAAGTAACTTCAATATTGAAAAGCTCCGGTCTGTCACTGTCGAAGTGGGCATCAAACAACGAAGACATCGCTCCGCAACCAGAACAGGAGCAGATGGCCGACTTTAACTTTACAGAATCATCACACAAGACATTAGGACTATTCTGGAAACCCAAATCTGAT GGTCATCCATTAGCATGGGATGACCCTATTCCGTTCAACATACAAACAGAGTGGCATCAGCATATCAACAAATTGAATGACACCGTTCCCTATGAAATTCCGCGTTGCACCGTGATCTACAATTCAGTGGATCATCAACTACACGGATTTTGCGACGCCTCCGAGCAAGCATACGGAGCATGTATCTATCTTAGATCTACAAACAAATTGGGACAAGTGAAGTGTCAACTACTATGTTCACGGTCCAGAGTCGCGCCTCTCAAGCACGTGACAATTCCAAGGTTGGAATTGTGCGCGGCACTTTTACTAACCAAGctaatgaaatatgtaaaagATAATCTGAACGTGAAAATATCAGAAGTAGTATATTGGACCGATTCTACAATCGCGCTCCATTGGATCAAGGGCGATTCATACCGATGGACCACATTTGTGGCCAATAGAGTATCCGCCATTCAAGATCATTCAGTGTCAGCAAATTGGCACCAGCTGACAATCCCGCCGATTTAA
- the LOC143921313 gene encoding uncharacterized protein LOC143921313: MDPDQLVTHKLWWNGPEWLRSKRSTWPHQTYQEPENVPEIKLKLLTNFTTSTINPWFRKWSNLSKLMRIIAYVKRPWRNKNLPYKETGIPSASELNDALKTLLIIAQREHFATEVAQLTKNRPIPKSSKILKLSPYMEDGLIRVGGRIQNSELAVETIHPIILPSNHPLTRLIIKDYHLRHLHLGTQSLLNILRLRYWPIAGKSKVKGVLRECMVCFRANPLIRQRMMGNLPTERVIASPPFTNTGLDFAGPLAIKSGTSRGSKIIKCYAAIFICMATKAIHLEVVGDLSTNSFLDCLKRFIARRGRPSIIFSDNATNFVGAVRIIRQSINSVFTTSRSSEVLQYVASEGIEWSFIPPRTPHMGGLWESAVKQMKTHLRKILQAVPLTFEALATVITQIEACLNSRPLTPLSNDPLDFLPLTPGNFLIGRPLLALPNVKHVSSSNDSSHLLQIQRLTTSFWARWSADYLQTLQERAKWRDDKGANLTAGQLVLLREECLQPTRWVLGRVTQTFPGPDQRVRVVDARTSRGVVRRSAHALAPLPSSTTSSPQEEQGRVSNQNQASFPS, encoded by the coding sequence ATGGATCCAGACCAATTAGTAACTCATAAATTATGGTGGAACGGGCCGGAATGGTTAAGATCGAAACGATCAACATGGCCCCACCAAACTTACCAGGAGCCAGAGAATGTACCCGAAATCAAGCTGAAACTACTGACTAACTTCACCACGAGTACGATCAATCCATGGTTCAGAAAATGGTCAAATCTATCTAAGCTGATGCGCATAATAGCATACGTCAAACGACCTTGGCGAAACAAAAACCTGCCGTATAAAGAAACCGGCATCCCCTCCGCGTCGGAATTAAACGACGCCCTGAAAACTCTGCTGATTATAGCCCAACGAGAACATTTCGCAACAGAAGTGGCACAGCTCACAAAAAATCGTCCAATCCCCAAATCGAGCAAAATACTTAAACTAAGTCCATACATGGAAGATGGACTAATTCGTGTGGGAGGGCGCATCCAAAACAGCGAGCTGGCAGTCGAGACAATCCACCCTATTATCTTGCCGTCCAATCATCCACTGACGCGCCTAATAATAAAGGATTATCATCTCAGACACCTGCATCTGGGAACCCAGTCGCTGCTCAATATATTAAGATTGAGATATTGGCCGATAGCGGGTAAATCAAAGGTCAAAGGAGTCTTGCGCGAATGTATGGTATGTTTTCGCGCAAACCCATTGATTCGACAACGAATGATGGGAAATTTGCCTACTGAGCGAGTCATAGCATCCCCGCCTTTTACAAACACTGGACTAGACTTCGCAGGACCACTGGCAATTAAAAGTGGCACTTCAAGGGGttccaaaataattaaatgctaTGCAGCCATCTTTATCTGCATGGCCACAAAAGCAATCCACCTTGAAGTAGTCGGTGATCTATCTACCAACAGCTTCCTTGATTGTCTCAAAAGATTCATCGCACGTCGCGGACGGCCGAGTATCATATTTTCTGACAATGCAACAAATTTCGTAGGAGCTGTTAGAATCATTCGCCAAAGCATAAATAGTGTCTTCACCACCTCGCGATCATCCGAAGTCCTGCAGTATGTAGCATCCGAGGGAATCGAGTGGAGTTTTATACCTCCTCGGACCCCGCATATGGGGGGACTCTGGGAATCGGCGGTGAAACAAATGAAAACACACCTAAGAAAAATCTTACAAGCAGTGCCACTCACTTTCGAAGCACTTGCAACCGTCATAACACAGATCGAAGCTTGCCTGAACTCCCGACCTCTAACACCTCTCTCCAACGACCCTCTAGATTTCCTTCCCTTAACTCCAGGTAATTTCCTAATCGGTAGACCCCTGCTCGCCCTGCCCAATGTTAAACATGTTTCATCCTCTAATGATTCTTCACATTTGCTGCAGATACAAAGACTAACGACCTCATTCTGGGCGCGTTGGTCTGCAGACTATCTCCAAACGTTGCAAGAACGAGCAAAATGGAGGGACGACAAGGGAGCAAACCTGACAGCAGGCCAATTGGTACTGCTACGAGAGGAGTGCCTACAACCAACACGTTGGGTACTAGGACGAGTGACCCAGACGTTTCCCGGTCCTGATCAACGAGTACGAGTCGTGGACGCTCGGACCAGCCGCGGAGTGGTCCGTAGATCCGCTCACGCGCTGGCCCCTTTACCCTCCAGCACGACTTCATCACCGCAGGAGGAGCAAGGAAGAGTCtcaaatcaaaatcaagcttCGTTCCCTTCTTAA